In Gloeocapsa sp. PCC 73106, the genomic window CTTCTACTGTCTTGAGCATATGATACGATCAAAACACAAAATAAACCGAGTACAGCCATGTCCTCAACCCCATTAAAAACAGCAATAGTATATCCTGATAGTGACGGTGCACCGATGGCAGAAAGCGATCGCGCTAGAGATTACCTTACCTATAGTGTAGAAGCCCTGCAAGTTTACTTTCAAGATCAACAAGATGTTTACGTCTCCGGGAACCTCTTTATATATTATCAACAGGGAGTCCCCTCTGCAGTAATCGCACCCGATGTATTCGTTATTTTTGGGGTAGAGAAAAAACCCAGAATGAGTTACAAAGCTTGGCAGGAAAACAACCAACTTCCCCAATTTATACTAGAAATAACCTCAAAAACAACCCAAACGCAAGACGAAGAAGACAAACCGCTAAAATATGCGCGTTTAGGAGTAACCGAATACTTTCAGTATGACCCAACGGGAGACTATCTGAACCCCCGACTCAAAGG contains:
- a CDS encoding Uma2 family endonuclease — protein: MSSTPLKTAIVYPDSDGAPMAESDRARDYLTYSVEALQVYFQDQQDVYVSGNLFIYYQQGVPSAVIAPDVFVIFGVEKKPRMSYKAWQENNQLPQFILEITSKTTQTQDEEDKPLKYARLGVTEYFQYDPTGDYLNPRLKGYRLVEGKYQSKTARKITETDYQIESEVLGLELHLTEGKLQFLDPETREYLGSYQEIELARQQAELEIQQER